One Deinococcus aestuarii DNA segment encodes these proteins:
- a CDS encoding PaaI family thioesterase, whose amino-acid sequence MTLHPDLRLPTPEDLDRLTPEEIAAGLNGLTGTLGSRLGIELRTATRERLTARMPVEGNRQPAGRLHGGASLALAEELASVGTWLNLDVRRQVGVGVDVNGTHVRGVSEGSVTAEATLVYRGRSVMVWTVEVRDERGRTTTLARCTCNVITHSAG is encoded by the coding sequence ATGACCCTGCATCCCGACCTGCGGTTGCCCACCCCCGAGGACCTCGACCGCCTCACGCCCGAGGAGATCGCCGCCGGGCTCAACGGCCTGACGGGCACCCTGGGGAGCCGCCTGGGGATCGAGTTGCGGACCGCCACCCGCGAGCGCCTGACCGCCCGGATGCCGGTCGAGGGCAACCGCCAGCCCGCCGGACGACTGCACGGCGGCGCCAGCCTCGCCTTGGCCGAAGAACTCGCCAGCGTGGGCACCTGGCTCAACCTCGACGTGCGGCGACAGGTGGGCGTGGGCGTGGACGTGAACGGGACCCACGTGCGCGGCGTGAGCGAGGGGTCGGTCACCGCCGAGGCCACGCTCGTCTACCGGGGCCGCAGCGTGATGGTCTGGACGGTCGAGGTGCGCGACGAGCGGGGCCGGACGACGACGCTGGCGCGCTGTACCTGCAACGTGATCACGCACTCGGCGGGCTGA
- a CDS encoding CobW family GTP-binding protein, translating into MTTPADERIPVVVIGGFLGAGKTTLVNHLIRSLPHRLGVIVNEFGQAGVDGGLIERLSDDVTELTAGCLCCTGRDDLLRSLVTIAMREQRPDAVLVELSGVADPTPVLTSLLERSVRAAFRVTTLVAVVDARHVLRTLQDHPEAARQLAYANVVVLNKTDLADPALLDHAEDVLRGVNPLARIVRVERGQLDAAALLARDDFDPRVVEGAPATVHTPGLNSLTLRAERPLDPYRWQRFMTGHILSRPAEVLRVKGTLSLHGYPQRVLFQAVRDLFTADAWDDSDGRTELVFIGRGLEQSEYETAFRACVVADVPA; encoded by the coding sequence ATGACCACCCCCGCAGACGAGCGCATCCCCGTCGTCGTGATCGGCGGCTTCCTGGGGGCGGGGAAGACCACCCTCGTCAACCACCTCATCCGCTCGCTGCCGCACCGCCTCGGCGTCATCGTGAACGAGTTCGGGCAGGCGGGTGTGGACGGCGGGTTGATCGAACGCCTCTCGGACGACGTGACCGAGCTGACGGCGGGGTGCCTGTGCTGCACGGGGCGGGACGACCTGTTGCGCTCGCTCGTGACCATCGCCATGCGTGAGCAGAGGCCCGACGCGGTGCTCGTCGAACTCAGCGGCGTGGCCGACCCCACGCCGGTCCTCACCAGCCTGCTCGAACGCTCGGTGCGGGCGGCGTTCCGCGTGACCACCCTCGTCGCCGTGGTGGACGCGCGGCACGTCCTCCGCACGCTGCAAGACCACCCCGAGGCGGCGCGCCAACTCGCCTACGCCAACGTCGTCGTCCTGAACAAGACGGACCTCGCCGACCCCGCGCTGCTCGACCACGCCGAGGACGTGTTGCGCGGCGTGAATCCCCTCGCCCGCATCGTGCGGGTGGAGCGCGGGCAACTCGACGCGGCGGCCCTCCTCGCCCGCGACGACTTCGACCCCCGGGTGGTGGAAGGCGCCCCCGCGACGGTCCACACCCCCGGCCTGAACTCCCTGACCCTGCGCGCCGAGCGCCCGCTCGACCCCTACCGCTGGCAGCGCTTCATGACGGGCCACATCCTCTCGCGCCCCGCCGAGGTGCTGCGGGTCAAGGGCACGCTCAGCCTGCACGGCTACCCCCAGCGGGTGCTCTTCCAGGCGGTGCGCGACCTCTTCACCGCCGACGCCTGGGACGACTCGGACGGGCGCACCGAACTCGTCTTCATCGGGCGCGGGCTTGAGCAATCGGAGTACGAGACGGCGTTCAGGGCGTGCGTGGTGGCGGACGTGCCCGCCTGA
- a CDS encoding ABC transporter ATP-binding protein, with amino-acid sequence MNASPPDSPGVTRRLYGLLTPYRRTVALGLLLLVGSVAAELYPPLVWIRVVDQGLPARDWTFIAWHLALLVGVFGLQQLLSAWRGLLLERAGQRLTLDLRLSVYRKLQGQSAAYFESQRTGDLIARVTGDVDALQDVLVRGTDAVLANALRLIGVVAIFIALQPLLGVLVTLPMLAVALMLRRYARTVRPAYRAARTRLGDLTALITDRLAGIRVVQGFAREGAELRRVEALGRELYDVQVRAVALRNRAFPLARFVANFGNVIMLGGGAAFILAGQFTLGGLLAYRGYGRYFYGPIDDLVNIGDLLQRAEASGRRVFEVLDAPVAVAERPGARPLPEPVRGEVRFEDVTFGYDPARPVLEGLSLSVPAGQRVAILGESGAGKSTLLGLVPRQYDPLAGRVLLGGVDVRDLTLESLRTHAVTMPQDTFLFHDTVLANVRYARPDATPGEVEAALRAAHALDFVRALPEGLETVVGERGVRLSGGQRQRLAIARTLLARPAVLLLDEPTSAVDAESEALVVAALDELMRGRTALIVTHRLSLARGADRVLVLAGGRIVEDGPPATLRARNGAYAALERAARSLDGTFPETVSPV; translated from the coding sequence GTGAACGCCTCCCCGCCCGACTCCCCCGGCGTGACCCGGCGGCTGTACGGCCTGCTCACGCCCTACCGCCGCACGGTCGCGCTGGGGCTTCTCCTCCTCGTGGGGAGCGTGGCGGCGGAGCTGTACCCGCCGCTGGTGTGGATTCGGGTGGTGGACCAGGGCCTGCCCGCGCGGGACTGGACCTTCATCGCGTGGCACCTCGCCCTGCTGGTGGGGGTGTTCGGCCTGCAACAACTCCTCTCCGCGTGGCGGGGCCTGCTGCTGGAGCGGGCGGGGCAGCGGCTCACGCTCGACTTGCGTTTGAGCGTCTACCGCAAACTCCAGGGGCAGTCGGCGGCGTACTTCGAGTCCCAGCGCACCGGAGACCTGATCGCGCGGGTGACGGGCGACGTGGACGCCTTGCAGGACGTGCTCGTGCGCGGGACGGACGCGGTGCTCGCCAACGCCCTGCGATTGATCGGCGTGGTCGCCATCTTCATCGCGCTGCAACCCCTCCTGGGCGTGCTCGTCACGCTGCCCATGCTGGCCGTCGCGCTGATGCTGCGCCGCTACGCCCGCACCGTCCGGCCCGCCTACCGGGCGGCGCGAACAAGGCTGGGCGACCTGACGGCCCTGATCACCGACCGCCTCGCCGGGATTCGGGTGGTGCAGGGCTTCGCGCGGGAGGGGGCCGAGCTGCGGCGGGTCGAAGCCCTGGGCCGCGAGCTGTACGACGTGCAGGTACGCGCCGTCGCCCTGCGCAACCGGGCCTTTCCGCTGGCGCGCTTCGTGGCGAACTTCGGCAACGTGATCATGCTGGGGGGCGGGGCCGCGTTCATCCTCGCGGGGCAGTTCACCCTCGGCGGGCTGCTCGCGTACCGGGGCTACGGGCGCTACTTCTACGGCCCCATCGACGACCTCGTGAACATCGGCGACCTGTTGCAACGGGCGGAGGCGAGCGGGCGCCGGGTCTTCGAGGTGCTCGACGCCCCCGTGGCCGTGGCCGAGCGCCCCGGTGCGCGTCCCCTCCCGGAACCCGTGCGCGGCGAGGTGCGCTTCGAGGACGTGACCTTCGGCTATGACCCCGCCCGCCCGGTGCTGGAGGGGCTGAGCCTGAGCGTCCCCGCCGGGCAGCGGGTGGCGATCCTGGGCGAGTCGGGCGCGGGCAAGAGCACCCTGCTCGGTCTGGTGCCGCGGCAGTACGACCCCCTCGCGGGCCGGGTCCTGCTGGGCGGGGTGGACGTACGCGACCTGACGCTGGAGAGCCTGCGCACGCACGCCGTCACCATGCCGCAGGACACCTTCCTCTTCCACGACACGGTGCTCGCCAACGTGCGCTACGCCCGCCCGGACGCCACGCCGGGGGAGGTCGAGGCCGCGTTGCGAGCCGCCCACGCGCTCGACTTCGTGCGGGCGCTCCCGGAGGGGCTGGAGACCGTGGTGGGCGAGCGCGGCGTGCGGCTCTCGGGCGGGCAGCGCCAGCGCCTCGCCATCGCCCGGACGCTGCTCGCCCGGCCCGCCGTGCTTCTCCTCGACGAGCCGACGAGTGCGGTGGACGCCGAGAGCGAGGCGCTGGTGGTCGCGGCGCTGGACGAGCTGATGCGCGGGCGCACGGCCCTGATCGTCACCCACCGCCTCAGCCTCGCGCGGGGGGCCGACCGGGTGCTCGTGCTGGCCGGG